The Malus sylvestris chromosome 12, drMalSylv7.2, whole genome shotgun sequence genome contains a region encoding:
- the LOC126593640 gene encoding uncharacterized protein LOC126593640 yields MSESDHQNPNPPAMPEPKTRPVGGTEHSWCKAVPCGTGITVLALLLTRPPNFSNLQTALHNLQNSHPILRSKHHFDPATGTYSFLTLPTPHLQIQPFDLPSTAPILQINPDNIAPLHQILEHEMNLNPWQNLDPSVESDTDVIYASTYAISESRWVLVLRLHTSACDRAAAVAVLKELLGELKSTGGGGAERELKGDGEVSLGIEDLIPNGKANKPFWARGVDMMGYSLNSLRLSNLEFQDASSERRSQVVKLQLSPEDTHRLLAGCKSRDIKLCRALAAAGMIAARASKQLPDHQWEKYGVVTLLDCRPILDPPLSINHLGFYHSAIMNTHDINGEGNTLWDLAKRCYTSFASAKNSNKHFTDMADLNFLMCKAIENPGLTPSSSMRTAFISVFEDTVIDESSEINKELGVEDYEGCASAHGVGPSIAIFDTIRDGCLNCACVYPSPLHSREQMQDLMDLMKSILVNGCKDVESES; encoded by the exons ATGTCGGAGTCGGATCATCAAAACCCCAACCCACCAGCAATGCCGGAGCCCAAGACCCGACCCGTCGGCGGGACTGAGCACAGTTGGTGCAAAGCCGTTCCCTGCGGCACCGGCATAACAGTCCTAGCCCTCCTCCTCACGAGACCCCCAAACTTCTCAAATCTCCAAACTGCCCTCCACAACCTCCAAAATTCCCACCCCATCCTCCGCTCGAAACACCACTTCGACCCCGCCACCGGTACCTACTCCTTCCTCACTCTCCCCACCCCTCACCTCCAAATCCAGCCGTTCGATCTCCCATCAACGGCTCCCATTCTTCAAATCAACCCCGACAATATCGCCCCGTTGCATCAGATCCTCGAGCACGAGATGAACTTGAACCCGTGGCAAAACCTCGACCCTTCGGTGGAATCCGACACGGACGTGATATATGCGAGCACGTACGCGATAAGCGAGTCGCGGTGGGTACTGGTGCTCCGCCTGCACACGTCAGCATGCGACCGCGCGGCGGCCGTTGCGGTGCTGAAGGAGCTGCTGGGGGAGTTGAAGTCAACGGGGGGAGGAGGGGCAGAGAGGGAATTAAAGGGAGACGGGGAGGTGAGTTTGGGAATAGAAGATTTGATCCCGAACGGGAAGGCGAATAAGCCGTTTTGGGCGCGTGGGGTGGACATGATGGGGTACTCTTTGAATTCGCTGAGGCTGTCGAACCTGGAGTTCCAAGACGCGAGTTCCGAAAGGCGCTCCCAGGTGGTGAAATTACAGTTGAGCCCAGAAGATACCCACAGGCTGCTCGCT GGTTGTAAGTCTAGAGATATAAAATTATGCAGAGCCTTGGCAGCTGCTGGAATGATTGCTGCCCGTGCCTCTAAGCAGCTTCCCGATCATCAATGGGAGAAGTATGGTGTTGTAACCCTACTCGATTGTCGGCCAATTCTTGATCCACCCCTCTCTATCAATCATCTCG GGTTTTATCATTCCGCCATCATGAACACGCATGACATCAACGGAGAAGGCAACACATTGTGGGATCTGGCAAAGAGATGCTACACGTCCTTTGCCAGTGCCAAGAACTCTAACAAGCATTTCACAGACATGGCAGACCTCAACTTCCTCATGTGCAAGGCTATTGAAAACCCTGGCTTAACCCCATCGTCGTCTATGAGAACTGCCTTTATCTCAGTGTTTGAGGACACAGTGATTGATGAGTCTAGTGAAATCAACAAAGAGCTTGGGGTTGAGGACTATGAGGGCTGCGCTTCAGCCCATGGAGTTGGCCCCTCCATAGCCATTTTCGACACCATACGTGATGGATGCTTGAACTGTGCTTGTGTTTATCCGTCTCCATTGCATTCGAGGGAACAAATGCAGGACTTGATGGACCTCATGAAGAGCATTCTTGTGAACGGTTGTAAGGATGTTGAGAGTGAGAGCTAG
- the LOC126593641 gene encoding auxin-induced protein X15-like has translation MLGKKMVSFKELAKKVKVMGGAEREPSHHEYLLRNSEQGGSPSAKTPTGFLALYVGEERQRFLVPTSSLSHPLFKMLLEKAYNEYGFQQRYGLVVPCSVSAFEEVLNAVECSNGKFDFGELVEEFIS, from the coding sequence ATGCTTGGAAAAAAGATGGTGAGTTTCAAAGAGCTAGCAAAGAAAGTGAAGGTTATGGGAGGAGCTGAGAGAGAGCCATCACACCATGAGTATCTGCTGAGGAATTCAGAGCAAGGAGGCTCTCCGTCAGCGAAAACCCCGACTGGATTTTTGGCCTTGTATGTAGGCGAGGAGCGCCAGAGGTTTCTGGTACCAACAAGCTCCCTTTCTCATCCACTCTTCAAGATGCTGCTGGAGAAAGCTTACAATGAGTACGGCTTTCAGCAGAGATATGGGCTTGTGGTGCCCTGCAGCGTCTCAGCTTTTGAGGAGGTTTTGAATGCTGTGGAATGCAGCAATGGCAAGTTTGATTTTGGTGAACTTGTTGAGGAGTTTATTTCATGA